Proteins encoded together in one Anopheles darlingi chromosome 3, idAnoDarlMG_H_01, whole genome shotgun sequence window:
- the LOC125953481 gene encoding ketimine reductase mu-crystallin: MSKSIGTNARSRPAFIDEDQVKELLGWDAARTALESAFVSVSNQARDPAKRSSDHPVSSQPARTFVQADGGVLLCMPGYVGRHRISEDSPATDRVSTLACKLITSFRGNVALGLPRINGEVFLFNSSTGKLDAIVEANYLTGVRTAMASIVATDHLFLRPERFNRDGASIQLGIVGCGFQGMMHAVGFVRTQPQLAKVRSIRLWNRTPAKALQLQTILQEEAKKTSSDYSVFVCDTVEDCCRDCDVIVTATGSSEPLVYRSFLKPTVHINAVGAGEYHHAELAQDVYDHCQVYIDHWEGARKELATLRSTIVGEVGEVILRQATATESESLVPKRPGISVFQSLGMATEDVTVGRLVYEKYLDRQRASGE, translated from the exons ATGAGCAAATCCATCGGAACAAACGCTCGATCGCGACCAGCGTTTATTGATGAAGATCAGGTGAAGGAGCTGCTCGGTTGGGATGCCGCTCGGACCGCGCTGGAATCCGCATTCGTGTCCGTTTCGAATCAGGCCCGTGATCCAGCGAAACGATCGTCCGATCATCCGGTGAGCTCTCAACCGGCCCGTACCTTCGTGCAAGCAGATGGTG GAGTGCTGCTGTGCATGCCCGGTTATGTAGGCCGACACAGGATATCGGAGGATTCACCGGCGACCGATCGTGTCTCCACGTTGGCCTGTAAGCTGATAACAAGTTTCCGTGGTAATGTCGCGCTAGGCTTGCCACGGATCAACGGAGAGGTGTTTCTGTTCAACAGTAGCACCGGCAAGCTGGATGCGATCGTTGAGGCCAACTATTTGACCGGTGTGCGCACGGCGATGGCATCGATCGTAGCGACTGATCATCTGTTTTTGCGACCGGAACGGTTCAACCGTGACGGTGCATCGATTCAACTCGGTATCGTGGGCTGTGGATTTCAGGGTATGATGCACGCCGTCGGTTTCGTGCGCACGCAACCCCAGCTGGCCAAGGTAAGAAGCATCCGGTTGTGGAACCGTACACCGGCCAAGGCACTGCAGCTGCAGACCATACTGCAggaggaagcgaagaagaCTTCCAGCGATTAttccgtgttcgtgtgcgATACGGTGGAGGATTGTTGCCGCGATTGTGATGTGATTGTGACGGCCACCGGTTCCAGTGAACCGTTGGTTTACCGGAGCTTCCTAAAGCCGACGGTACACATTAATG cggtcggtgctggggaGTATCATCATGCGGAGCTGGCACAGGACGTGTATGACCACTGTCAGGTGTATATTGACCATTGGGAAGGTGCACGAAAGGAGCTGGCCACGCTACGATCAACCATTGTCGGTGAGGTAGGTGAAGTGATTTTGCGTCAAGCGACGgccaccgagagcgagagtctCGTGCCGAAGCGACCCGGTATCAGCGTGTTTCAGTCCCTTGGTATGGCCACGGAGGATGTAACGGTCGGGCGGTTAGTATACGAGAAGTATCTCGATCGCCAGAGAGCATCGGGAGAGTGA